The sequence tatccagttgatgaaggggcgcagatagtctgggcctaataccaaacagacatcgcagccaaacctaacatctaagacctgaggacccatccaggacgcctgccgggcatgggtctcgccggtccggcgtgctctcagaggccgccgccgccaactgccaccgctccatcttcagaactgtactgatgcatcaaccttgctcggtctagctatcgtcgacgccaccatggcgccaaacggtacctcctccctgcgcgcaaacagttgagcacgtcgcggtcgccgctgatacacctcagcaccatgctgccaagtaccaccagccgacacagcttgaagtctttggaagatctgtcgtgcgtagcacctgccgaccaggcatgactcagcgtagcacctgtcggtcaggcatgacttgacagctccaccgaagctccgtgcaagacgaagccgctccacctcccgcctctgtcttccagcgctgctccacaaacgatgctcccaagagagagaCGGCACCGTagtaccgccatcgtccgatctggaaggccagatcctagggtttcctccgaagcagcacgagtgggttgacaacagttacacgacgatgccttcatcaaggtaacgacgcaaaACGCTGCCATCGCCCGCcaacggctcggttttcaccggcaactatgtctccccgactCGTAGCCGGGACTAGCTgacggatctcgagatccgatcacccaGCCGTAGGGCGATcacctctgacggaagagatgaccaccaccgtcGACTGCACCAGTCAGAACAGATCTGACGGAGGTGCCGCCTACgcgaccaccaggccctccacgccgccgccgccgatccaaaGGCAGAtggcgcgccgccgccgtcgccgaccgcagtgccgccgccgcccgaacAGGGCTGGTCGCCGCGCCCGCAGCCCGCGCCGCCTCCGACGTCGCCACGCCGCAGCCATCGCCGTTGCTGATCGGATCTGAGGCGCCTCCACACGATTCGGGGATCTGCACAACCCCATATCCACGGGAGAGAGGTGAtgtcctccgccaccgccgtcggcccccgGGCTTAGACTGGCGGCGTCCCCCGGTGACGGCGGAGGGTGGGGAGGAAGGAGTATACGCCCCCGGCGGCTGAGTAGGGAGCCGCCCGAGCCGCCCTAGCGGGGACGACGCGGGGGCTGTTTTCAACAAAAAGGTTAGCTACGCGGGGACGACCTAAAATATGGGAGAGATTttcacttcccggcctctgcaccaaccagggatgcatacggccattttagtatgagtaccaagataaacatggtcctcagtaTTTACATTGATCATTGAGGGTCGTAAAAGTGTAAGTCATCGCTGCTCTCAGCTTTACATTGATGGATGATAACTAATTTAACAATCAAAGAGAAATTACATGCCAGATTTACAACAGATGCAAGTCAGCCTTAAATAAGTGAAAGTTTTGCATTCGGTGGGAGTGTCTTAAGGAGAGGAGCTCTAACCATATCAAGAGCAGCACTATCTAGTCTAGGGATTGGTTCATCTGGATCCCAAGCATCAGTTAGCCTTTGAGCTGTATCTACAGTCACGACCTCTATTGCAGGAGCATTCTCAACCACGTGCATAAGGAATTCAGCTTGGCCGCGTGCCCCTCTGAATCCTGTAACTCGAACGTCCTTCAGATTAACTAATTTATCTTCACACGGCGGCATTTCTTGTCTCAAAGGTCCATCGGTTGCAAACCACAAAGTGCCAATGTCATGAAACTGCAAAATTCATCAAGATTAGTAGGATTTCTTGTTACCACCTACATGCAAACTGAAAATAATGGCTGACAAAGGGGGGAAACTATTGAGAGCATTACTCACATGTACTTCCAACTTTTCAATGAACGGAGCAACCCttaaaaaagaaactaagtagaGGATTTTGTCATATTCTTCATAATGTATAATCAACAGTATTTGCACATGCCTGAGGTGAGAAAACACACGAGGGCTATTTAACATCCACCGGGCCTGAAAGATAAAACAACAAAGGTTATTGCAAGATTACGTGACTGCCATAACTAGAAAATTGTCCCAGTAATAAAATACCTCAAGCTCTTGCATTCCAAGATGCAGTGTCAGGTTGTGTACATCTGGTAGCCCATTGAGGAGTGACGCGATACAATGCTGAAAAACTGCGCCGAGGAACCTAATTGTTGCATTTTCCAGCTTCGCAGCATGATGGAGGGTAATAGGTATGTATGGTCCATCATAAACAAAGGTGGAGAGCATTGGAGCATTGAACTCTATCTTGGTTATATCACAGTGCACGACTTTCAAGTAGCGCAGGTGGGACAATGGCCGCCGAACCACCTTCATTTGATCCTTGAGATGGCATCTGAGTAAGCTCAGCCATTCAAGATTAACACAACTGCTCAAGATACTCTCGAGATCCTGCCTAGTGGTCTTGAGTACATGGAGATGAAGCTTTCTTAGGTTTGGGAAACCTATGAAATTGGCAGGAGGTGGTTCGAAACATACAAAGCTGAGTTGAAGACACGCTAGACAGGATACACTTTTGTTGTCTGTAAATTGTTCAAATGGGAATCTGTAATGATCCCCATATTTGGGAAAATTGTCCGGTGGCGCCAAATCAAAAGCTAGACTCTTTGTGTGGGCTGACATAGCAAATCTAATCCAATTATTGAGGTGATCGACAAGCTTGGTCTCGAATATAAATTTAATCTCAAGTTGGTCAACAGCCCTGCCGCTGTGCTTGGTCAAAACCGCATTAACACGGTCGATGAACATCTGGGTGTGCTGGTGTTTCCTTTTCGCATTCGTACTTACATCATCGACACCAAAGCTTAGTCTGGGGCAAGCTGTCCATGTACATCTCCAGTCAGTCGACAAAACACTGGTCCGGACAGCCTCTTTTGCAGGTAATTTGGATAAAATTGTGCACAGTACATCCTTGAGCAAAAGGAGAAGACAAGTTTAAGTAGAGAAATCTATTTACCCTGAGGGTCAAGTCGAAAGGCAAAACTAACATACCTCTGGAAGGTCATGAAATTTAAGGCCAGGCCTTCCATTGCGATTCTTGGATGTCTGCTGCTTAACATGGGCATGCTTCTCTGCCGTTATTCTACTCGTCAGATAGTTCCCCATTCCAGTGCTGAAAAGAACATTGGACGAACAAGAGGATAGAGAACAAGATGAATTGTAAGTATGCGTAAACTGAATTTTCTCTGAAACTAGAATCAGTAAGTCTGTGTGAATTTTCTCTGAAACTAGAGGCAGAGATCTGGGGCGAGCAACCCACAATATTGTTTCCTTTGAGGATTATTAGGACCAAGACTACTGACGGGAGGTGGGTGGGCCGGAGAGGCGACGAGCGGCGAGCGGCGAGCGGCGCCTAGGTGGGTTTATTATCCTGTTCTCAAGGTCGAAAGTGGACGGGCAGCGACGAGAAGGCGCCCACGTAGAAACGCAGGGACGGAGGAAAAACGCTACGAAATTGTTTCCTTTGAGGATTCGGAAATCGACGGCGCCTACGATTATGACTCTGGCGAACCAGTCCGcatcctccctccttcctcttcctcgactccggccacctaaCTCCTCTCCCAACGTCAATTGCAGCAACAACAGGGAGCACAACAGGATGAATCTGGTGGCGCGGCCGGAGGAGAGGAAGGCCGGAGAATCAATCCGGTCATCCACGGCGGGGGCGGCGAAGGAGAGGCTGGAGCGTGCGTGGTCGAGAGGAACGAGTGAGATCGGCTCGACCAGCAACAGCAAGCGATCCATCCATCTTGTTTGGCTTGCGTACCGTGTGTGACGGCACATGGATCGCTCGAACCAGTTGCCTGCCtagcgaggaggatgaggaggaggaggagtccgctCGCCGCACGCTTTGCGGGGTCCCCCAAATGTTAGATATACTAGGAGCCATCGATTTGAGAAAGATGCCTTGGGACATCAGAATGTCATAGAAACTCACACCTGGCTCAAAGTTATGGAAATCATCTTATTTCATTTCCTAGCATTCAATATTTTATCTAGTTATAAATCAATTAGCCTTTGATCCTCTTAAGTCTTTGTCTTCAGCCTTTGGTAGTCAGACTTATTCATGTTCATGGTACATTTGCCGGGCGGCATTGCTGTTTTGGGATGCATAAATCAATGTATTTATATTTCAACTCTGTCATAAAACATGCAAAGTTCACTGTAGTATGTAGCAAACTCCTCAACTAATTTCCATATTTCCCATTTCAAGACAACATTATTCCATTACATTATGGTTGCCAAGTAATTACACAAGAGCAATTACAGGCTTACAGCTTACAATATTGCAAGGACAGCTTCACAGTTTACTAGATGCGCCAAGATACTTGGAATAGCGGGCTTGAGCGATGATTTTGCCGGATTTCTTCTTCAGTTCCACAGTGGCCACTCCTACTGCTTTTCCAGCACGCAGAACCTTCGCCTCGATATCAATCTCTTCCTGCAAATGGCAACATATGATTTCATAGTTACTGTACAATCACAAGAACTTCAGAAGTGAATCATGGTATTCCAACAGCTCAACTAATGCGTCAAGATTGACATGGTCATCCATGCACTTCGGAATACAGAAACAACAACTAGCACAACTTGGTTAAGCACTAGAGCATTCTTAACAAAATTTACAAACCAAACGAATCTCGATACACCAAAACTGGTAAGTGACACGAAATTTGCTGCATGAACAATGATTTATTG comes from Triticum aestivum cultivar Chinese Spring chromosome 5B, IWGSC CS RefSeq v2.1, whole genome shotgun sequence and encodes:
- the LOC123110220 gene encoding F-box/FBD/LRR-repeat protein At1g13570; amino-acid sequence: MGNYLTSRITAEKHAHVKQQTSKNRNGRPGLKFHDLPEDVLCTILSKLPAKEAVRTSVLSTDWRCTWTACPRLSFGVDDVSTNAKRKHQHTQMFIDRVNAVLTKHSGRAVDQLEIKFIFETKLVDHLNNWIRFAMSAHTKSLAFDLAPPDNFPKYGDHYRFPFEQFTDNKSVSCLACLQLSFVCFEPPPANFIGFPNLRKLHLHVLKTTRQDLESILSSCVNLEWLSLLRCHLKDQMKVVRRPLSHLRYLKVVHCDITKIEFNAPMLSTFVYDGPYIPITLHHAAKLENATIRFLGAVFQHCIASLLNGLPDVHNLTLHLGMQELEARWMLNSPRVFSHLRHVQILLIIHYEEYDKILYLVSFLRVAPFIEKLEVHFHDIGTLWFATDGPLRQEMPPCEDKLVNLKDVRVTGFRGARGQAEFLMHVVENAPAIEVVTVDTAQRLTDAWDPDEPIPRLDSAALDMVRAPLLKTLPPNAKLSLI